A window of the Methyloprofundus sp. genome harbors these coding sequences:
- a CDS encoding transposase, IS3 family, giving the protein MTLLADRQHYEELINEAILAGARKHKACEIIGLSVRTLQRWQSEGEISADKRPMAKRPEPTNKLTAEERQLIIETCNLEEFSSLPPSQIVPILADRGEYIASESSFYRVLKEEGMLHHRGKAKVRNGHNKPTSYTAKKANEVWSWDISYLPTTVIGQHYYLYMIEDIYSRKVVGWEVHANETGEQAAELLERSIWSEKCRKQDLVLHSDNGAPMKSLTMQAKMHDLGVISSRSRPRVSNDNPYSESLFRTVKYCPRWPSEGFDSLEGARQWVQGFVYWYNNEHRHSRIKFVTPNQRHEGLDAEILKKREVLYQQKRNEHPERWSGGIRNWEPEGAVELNPEQNKEAA; this is encoded by the coding sequence TTGACCTTACTCGCTGATAGGCAGCACTATGAAGAATTGATTAATGAAGCCATTTTGGCAGGCGCAAGAAAACATAAGGCTTGCGAGATCATAGGGCTATCAGTGCGGACGTTGCAGCGATGGCAATCCGAAGGTGAAATATCGGCAGATAAACGCCCGATGGCGAAGCGCCCGGAGCCCACCAACAAGCTAACCGCAGAGGAAAGGCAATTGATCATTGAAACCTGTAACTTGGAAGAGTTTTCTTCATTGCCGCCCAGTCAAATCGTACCGATATTGGCCGACAGAGGAGAATACATTGCTTCCGAATCAAGCTTTTACCGTGTATTAAAGGAAGAAGGCATGTTGCATCACAGAGGAAAGGCAAAGGTCAGAAATGGCCATAATAAACCGACAAGTTACACGGCCAAGAAAGCTAATGAAGTATGGAGCTGGGATATTAGTTATTTACCCACCACCGTCATAGGTCAGCATTATTACCTCTATATGATAGAAGACATATACAGTCGAAAAGTGGTTGGCTGGGAAGTGCATGCCAATGAAACGGGAGAACAGGCGGCAGAGTTGCTGGAGCGTAGCATTTGGTCAGAAAAATGCAGAAAACAGGATCTGGTTTTACACTCGGATAATGGTGCACCAATGAAGAGCCTTACCATGCAAGCAAAAATGCATGATTTGGGTGTCATTAGTTCCCGTAGTCGACCACGGGTCAGTAATGACAACCCGTATTCCGAATCATTATTTAGAACGGTAAAATATTGCCCGCGGTGGCCATCTGAAGGGTTTGATTCTTTAGAGGGCGCAAGACAATGGGTACAAGGTTTTGTGTATTGGTACAACAATGAGCATCGCCATAGTCGAATCAAATTTGTTACACCCAACCAAAGACATGAAGGGCTTGATGCTGAGATATTGAAGAAGCGAGAAGTGCTGTATCAACAAAAAAGAAATGAGCATCCAGAACGATGGTCTGGAGGTATAAGAAACTGGGAGCCGGAAGGTGCTGTGGAGCTAAATCCAGAGCAAAATAAAGAGGCTGCTTAA
- a CDS encoding transposase, IS3 family produces the protein MGTQHYSKQFKEAIIKKLNQSELSLRQFAKQESMNPSTLYKWKEEFKISGLSVSKEIPPEQWSAEEKFAVVLEIATLSEIEVSEYCRSKGLYPEQINTWKQACIAGNVRQAGNKKALQAATKSDKKRIKELEKELNRKEKALAETAALLVLRKKFNAYWGEDEDN, from the coding sequence ATGGGAACTCAACATTATTCAAAGCAGTTTAAAGAAGCGATCATTAAAAAGCTGAATCAAAGTGAACTATCTCTCAGGCAGTTTGCCAAACAAGAAAGCATGAATCCTTCTACGCTTTATAAATGGAAAGAAGAATTTAAAATATCAGGATTGTCCGTGTCAAAAGAAATTCCCCCTGAACAATGGTCAGCGGAAGAAAAATTTGCAGTCGTTTTAGAAATAGCGACCTTATCTGAAATTGAAGTAAGCGAATATTGTCGAAGCAAAGGTTTGTATCCAGAGCAGATAAATACTTGGAAGCAAGCGTGCATAGCAGGTAATGTACGCCAGGCAGGTAACAAGAAGGCCCTGCAGGCAGCCACTAAATCCGATAAAAAACGGATAAAAGAGTTAGAAAAAGAGCTCAACAGAAAAGAAAAAGCCTTGGCAGAAACGGCAGCCTTACTGGTGCTTAGAAAAAAGTTCAATGCCTATTGGGGAGAAGACGAGGACAATTGA